The following coding sequences lie in one Miscanthus floridulus cultivar M001 chromosome 9, ASM1932011v1, whole genome shotgun sequence genomic window:
- the LOC136484007 gene encoding prolycopene isomerase, chloroplastic-like isoform X1, with the protein MPPLATRVHAPVLLAPASPCPAPRLCLASGARGVGGGFRRGALASEKPAAAAVAVAEKAGGEGGGGGGGEGEGPYDAIVIGSGIGGLVAATQLAAKGARVLVLEKYLIPGGSSGYYRRGGFTFDVGSSVMFGFSDKGNLNLITQALEAVGRKMEVLPDPSTVHFHLPGDLSVLVHRKYEDFINELISKFPHEKEGILKFYDTCWKIFNSLNSLELKSLEEPLYLFGQFFQKPLECLTLAYYLPQNAGDIARKFIKDQELLSFIDAECFIVSTVNALQTPMINASMVLCDRHFGGINYPVGGVGGIAISLADGLVEKGSEIRYKANVTNVILENGKAVGVRLSNGKEFFAKTVISNATRWDTFGKLLKEKELPEEEKNFQKNYVKAPSFLSIHMGVKASVLPAGTDCHHFVLEDNWNNLEKSYGSIFLSIPTVLDPSLAPEGHHILHVFTTAGIEDWEGLSRKEYEEKKEAVANEIIRRLEKKLFPGLQDSIVLKEVGSPKTHRRFLARNDGTYGPMPRGKPKGLLAMPFNTTSIDGLYCVGDSCFPGQGVIAVAFSGIMCAHRVAADIGLEQKSPVLDAGLLGLLRWFRTLA; encoded by the exons ATGCCGCCGCTTGCCACGCGCGTCCACGCCCCGGTGCTCCTCGCCCCCGCCTCCCCTTGCCCCGCCCCGCGCCTCTGTTTAGCGAGTGGGGcccgcggcgtcggcggcgggttCAGGAGGGGCGCGCTGGCCTCGGagaagccggcggcggcggcggtggcggtcgcGGAGAAAGCCGGCGGCgagggcggaggaggaggaggaggagagggcgagGGTCCGTACGACGCGATTGTGATCGGGTCCGGGATCGGGGGCCTGGTGGCGGCGACGCAGCTCGCGGCCAAGGGCGCGCGGGTGCTGGTCCTCGAGAAGTACCTCATCCCCGGGGGAAGCTCCGGGTACTACCGCCGCGGCGGGTTCACCTTCGACGTTGGCTCCTCCGTCATGTTCGGCTTCTCCGACAAG GGTAATTTGAATTTGATCACACAAGCATTGGAAGCAGTTGGGCGTAAGATGGAAGTTCTACCTGACCCTTCTACAGTTCATTTCCACCTACCTGGTGATCTCTCTGTCCTTGTGCATAGAAAGTACGAAGACTTCATCAACGAACTGATCAGCAAATTCCCTCACGAGAAAGAAGGGATCCTTAAATTCTACGATACATGCTGGAAG ATCTTCAATTCACTAAATTCGTTGGAGCTGAAGTCTCTAGAGGAGCCCCTTTACCTTTTTGGGCAATTTTTCCAGAAGCCTCTGGAATGCTTAACTCTAG CTTATTATTTGCCACAGAATGCTGGGGATATTGCTCGCAAGTTCATAAAAGATCAGGAGCTACTCTCCTTCATAGATGCTGAG TGTTTTATTGTGAGCACAGTCAATGCCTTGCAAACACCCATGATAAATGCAAGCATG GTCTTGTGCGATAGGCACTTCGGGGGGATTAATTATCCAGTTGGTGGCGTTGGTGGTATTGCAATATCCCTGGCAGATGGCCTTGTTGAAAAGGGCAGTGAAATACGTTACAAGGCGAATGTAACCAATGTTATTCTTGAAAATGGAAAGGCT GTTGGGGTGAGGTTATCAAATGGGAAGGAGTTCTTTGCTAAAACGGTGATATCAAATGCCACTAGATGGGACACGTTTG GAAAACTCTTGAAAGAAAAAGAACTTCCAGAAGAGGAGAAAAACTTTCAAAAGAATTATGTTAAGGCACCATCATTCCTTTCAATTCATATGGGTGTCAAAGCGTCAGTTCTGCCTGCTGGCACTGACTGCCACCATTTTGTACTTGAG GATAATTGGAATAATTTGGAAAAGTCTTATGGAAGCATATTCTTAAGTATCCCTACAGTTCTTGATCCATCATTAGCTCCTGAAGGACATCATATACTTCATGTATTTACTACCGCAGGCATAGAAGACTGGGAG GGTCTTTCTAGGAAGGAGTATGAAGAGAAAAAAGAGGCGGTGGCCAATGAGATTATAAGAAGGCTTGAAAAGAAGTTGTTTCCTGGTCTTCAAGATTCAATAGTCCTCAAAGAG GTAGGCTCACCAAAAACCCACCGAAGATTTCTTGCTCGAAATGATGGTACATATGGACCAATGCCACGGGGTAAACCGAAGGGCTTACTGGCTATGCCTTTCAATACTACT TCAATAGATGGCCTTTACTGTGTTGGTGACAGCTGTTTTCCTGGGCAAGGTGTCATAGCTGTAGCATTCTCAGGGATCATGTGTGCTCACCGAGTTGCTGCAGATATTG GACTAGAGCAAAAATCTCCAGTTCTAGATGCTGGTCTTCTTGGGCTACTCAGATGGTTCAGAACACTTGCATAG
- the LOC136484007 gene encoding prolycopene isomerase, chloroplastic-like isoform X2 has product MPPLATRVHAPVLLAPASPCPAPRLCLASGARGVGGGFRRGALASEKPAAAAVAVAEKAGGEGGGGGGGEGEGPYDAIVIGSGIGGLVAATQLAAKGARVLVLEKYLIPGGSSGYYRRGGFTFDVGSSVMFGFSDKGNLNLITQALEAVGRKMEVLPDPSTVHFHLPGDLSVLVHRKYEDFINELISKFPHEKEGILKFYDTCWKIFNSLNSLELKSLEEPLYLFGQFFQKPLECLTLAYYLPQNAGDIARKFIKDQELLSFIDAEVLCDRHFGGINYPVGGVGGIAISLADGLVEKGSEIRYKANVTNVILENGKAVGVRLSNGKEFFAKTVISNATRWDTFGKLLKEKELPEEEKNFQKNYVKAPSFLSIHMGVKASVLPAGTDCHHFVLEDNWNNLEKSYGSIFLSIPTVLDPSLAPEGHHILHVFTTAGIEDWEGLSRKEYEEKKEAVANEIIRRLEKKLFPGLQDSIVLKEVGSPKTHRRFLARNDGTYGPMPRGKPKGLLAMPFNTTSIDGLYCVGDSCFPGQGVIAVAFSGIMCAHRVAADIGLEQKSPVLDAGLLGLLRWFRTLA; this is encoded by the exons ATGCCGCCGCTTGCCACGCGCGTCCACGCCCCGGTGCTCCTCGCCCCCGCCTCCCCTTGCCCCGCCCCGCGCCTCTGTTTAGCGAGTGGGGcccgcggcgtcggcggcgggttCAGGAGGGGCGCGCTGGCCTCGGagaagccggcggcggcggcggtggcggtcgcGGAGAAAGCCGGCGGCgagggcggaggaggaggaggaggagagggcgagGGTCCGTACGACGCGATTGTGATCGGGTCCGGGATCGGGGGCCTGGTGGCGGCGACGCAGCTCGCGGCCAAGGGCGCGCGGGTGCTGGTCCTCGAGAAGTACCTCATCCCCGGGGGAAGCTCCGGGTACTACCGCCGCGGCGGGTTCACCTTCGACGTTGGCTCCTCCGTCATGTTCGGCTTCTCCGACAAG GGTAATTTGAATTTGATCACACAAGCATTGGAAGCAGTTGGGCGTAAGATGGAAGTTCTACCTGACCCTTCTACAGTTCATTTCCACCTACCTGGTGATCTCTCTGTCCTTGTGCATAGAAAGTACGAAGACTTCATCAACGAACTGATCAGCAAATTCCCTCACGAGAAAGAAGGGATCCTTAAATTCTACGATACATGCTGGAAG ATCTTCAATTCACTAAATTCGTTGGAGCTGAAGTCTCTAGAGGAGCCCCTTTACCTTTTTGGGCAATTTTTCCAGAAGCCTCTGGAATGCTTAACTCTAG CTTATTATTTGCCACAGAATGCTGGGGATATTGCTCGCAAGTTCATAAAAGATCAGGAGCTACTCTCCTTCATAGATGCTGAG GTCTTGTGCGATAGGCACTTCGGGGGGATTAATTATCCAGTTGGTGGCGTTGGTGGTATTGCAATATCCCTGGCAGATGGCCTTGTTGAAAAGGGCAGTGAAATACGTTACAAGGCGAATGTAACCAATGTTATTCTTGAAAATGGAAAGGCT GTTGGGGTGAGGTTATCAAATGGGAAGGAGTTCTTTGCTAAAACGGTGATATCAAATGCCACTAGATGGGACACGTTTG GAAAACTCTTGAAAGAAAAAGAACTTCCAGAAGAGGAGAAAAACTTTCAAAAGAATTATGTTAAGGCACCATCATTCCTTTCAATTCATATGGGTGTCAAAGCGTCAGTTCTGCCTGCTGGCACTGACTGCCACCATTTTGTACTTGAG GATAATTGGAATAATTTGGAAAAGTCTTATGGAAGCATATTCTTAAGTATCCCTACAGTTCTTGATCCATCATTAGCTCCTGAAGGACATCATATACTTCATGTATTTACTACCGCAGGCATAGAAGACTGGGAG GGTCTTTCTAGGAAGGAGTATGAAGAGAAAAAAGAGGCGGTGGCCAATGAGATTATAAGAAGGCTTGAAAAGAAGTTGTTTCCTGGTCTTCAAGATTCAATAGTCCTCAAAGAG GTAGGCTCACCAAAAACCCACCGAAGATTTCTTGCTCGAAATGATGGTACATATGGACCAATGCCACGGGGTAAACCGAAGGGCTTACTGGCTATGCCTTTCAATACTACT TCAATAGATGGCCTTTACTGTGTTGGTGACAGCTGTTTTCCTGGGCAAGGTGTCATAGCTGTAGCATTCTCAGGGATCATGTGTGCTCACCGAGTTGCTGCAGATATTG GACTAGAGCAAAAATCTCCAGTTCTAGATGCTGGTCTTCTTGGGCTACTCAGATGGTTCAGAACACTTGCATAG